The sequence TCCCCGAGATCTTCCACCGGGTGAACCCGCGCACGCTCACCCCGATCCACAACACCGCCATCGTCGCTGTGGTCATCGGCCTGATGGCCGGGCTGATCCCGATCAACTTCCTGGCCGAGATGACCAGCATCGGCACCCTCGTGGCGTTCATCGCCGTCTCGATCGGGGTGATGGTGTTGCGCAAGCGCGCCCCCGACCTGCCGCGCAGCTTCAAGGTTCCGCTGTTCCCGGTGACCCCGATCCTGTCGATCGCCGGCGCACTGTGGATCATTTTCAGCCTGCGGCCGATCACCATCTACGTGTTCTTGATCTGGGTCGCGGTGGCCTTCGTGTGGTACTTCTTCTACTCGCGTCACCACTCCCATCTGGGCCGCCACGAGCACGTCGGCCTCGCCGGTGAGGACAACCAACCGTGACGATCGTCGTCGGCTATCCCCCGAACCGGAGGGGTAAGGCGGTTCTGAACCTGGCCGCGCTGCTGTCGCGTTCCAGTGGCGACGATCTCCTCGTGTGCACGGTCGCGCCGCCGCGCTGGCTGCCCGGCGTGGTCAGGGAGGACGCGGCGTATCAGCAGCAGATCGATGACATGACCGACGGTGCGCTGGCGCAGGCCCGCGCGGAGCTGCCTGCCGATGTCACGGCCGAATTCACGACGGTCAAGGCGCGGTCGACGCCGACCGGCCTGCTCGAGGTCGCCGAACGGCACCAGGCAAGCCTGATCGCGGTGGGTTCGTCGGCTGCCGGGTTGTTCGGCCGCATCTCGATGAGCAGCGTTGCCGATCGGCTGCTGCACAGCTCGCCTATTCCGATTGCATTGGCGCCCCGCGGTTTTCGATCCGACGACACAGCCAAGGTGGATCGCGTCACGGTGGCCTACACCGGAACCGAGCAGTGCGATTCGCTACTGCGCTCCGCGGCGGATCTCGTCGACCAGCTCCATACGAAAATGCGGCTGGCGTCGTTCGCCGTCCAGCCCGCGCCGCCGGTGACCGCCATGTTCCGCGCCGAGTCAGCCGATGTGCTCGCCGAGTGGACCGCCACCATCGAGGCTGCCGCGCGCCGGGTGCTCGGCGACATGAAGGATCCGGACGCCGGTGTGGCCATCGGACAGGGACACGATTGGGAAACCGCACTCGACGACATCACCTGGCACGAGGGGGACCTGCTGTTGATCGGCTCGAGCGAGTCGGGACCCGTCGCGCGAGTCTTCCTCGGCTCACGGGCCGCCAAGATCATTCGGCACACCCCGGTGCCGGTCCTGGTGGTTCCTCGCGACGCAGAAAGCTAGCGCGCCTGCTCAGCGAGCGCCGTCACCCCTGGTGTCGATGACGCGCTGGGCGATATCGACCAGCCGGGTGTTGCTGTCCTGGGACAGCTTGCGCAACATGTCGAAGGCCCGGACGTCGTCGACGTTGAAGCGCTCCATGATGATGCCCTTGGCCTGGCCGATACGGTCGCGGGTGCTCAGCGCCGACTGAAGCTCCTCCCCCTCGCGACTGGCCAGGATGGCCGCCGCCGCGTGGGCCGCCAGTACCGTGCCGATCGTCTCGTCCTGCCCGTCGAACGCGTGGGGCTTGAACGAGAACAAGTTCAGCGCGCCAGCGGTTCGACTGGTGGTGTACAGCTTGAACGACACCCCGCTGAGCACACCCAGCTCGACAACGGCCGGCGAGTATTTCGGCCAGCGGTTCTCGGTGCGGAAATCATCGGTACGCACGATCACTTCGTCGAGGGCCGCCTGCACACACGGCCCCTCGTTGAACGTCATCTGCAATTCATCGAGCTTGTGCGGCAACTCGGTGATGCCCGCCAGCGACTCGAACTTCCCACCCTTGCCGATCATCAGCACCCCGGCGGTGTCAGTGCCCGGGATCAGTTCCATCACTGCGGTGGTGACGTCGGAGAGCACGTCGTTCACACTGCGTGGCCCCGCTACGGTGCGGGCCAAATCGGCCATCCGCACAGCCAGATCGTGGTCCTGCTGCTCGGTCATGACTTGAAGTGTTCCCCATGCAGCCCCTCCGCACACCGCCGGGGTTATACCGTCTGTCGGCTCTTGGCTGATCAACGTTTGTTCTTCGCTGTGCTTGGCAATGCTGCGGGTCAGGTGAGAGCCGCGGTCGACCGCTGCGCTCACTGAGGTCTCGTCGGTTCAGACCAGAAGCCGGCGGGGCCGACCCTACCGCGGTGCCCGCTCCCCACAGTCACTCTGTTAGTTGTAGTATCGTCGCGGCGTATGGGGTCCTCCAACGTCTGGATTCTCGGCGGCTACCAGAGCGACTTCAGTCGCAACCTGAGTCGCGAAGGCCTCGATTTCGCAGACCTCACCACCGAGGTGGTCGCCTCGACCCTTGACGCCGCGGGCGTTGACGCCGACGCGATCGACGTCGTACACGTCGCCAACGCGTTCGGCGAGTTGTTCGCGCGCCAGGCTCACCTCGGGGCGATGCCCGCCACGGTGCACGAAGGGCTCTGGGATACGCCGTCGTCGCGGCATGAGGCGGCCTGTGCCTCGGGCAGCGTCGCGACACTGGCCGCGATCGCCGACCTGCGCTCCGGCGCATACCGCACCGCGTTGGTGGTCGGCATCGAGTTGGAGAAGACCGTCCCGGGCGACACCGCTGCCGAACACCTCGGCGCGGCGGGCTGGATCGGGCACGAAGGCGCCGACGCGAAGTTCATGTGGCCCAGCATGTTCGCCCGCGTCGCCGACGAGTATGACAAGCGGTTCGGTCTCGACGAAAGCCATCTGCGCGCGATCGCCTGCCTGAACTTCGGCAACGCACGATCGAATCCCAACGCCCAGACGCGCGGCTGGAACGTTCCGGATCTGCGCGCGGGCACAGACGATGAGGTCAACCCTGTCATCGACGGCCGGCTGCGTCGGTTCGACTGCAGCCAGATGACCGACGGAGGTGCCGGTGTGGTCCTGGTGACCGACGACTACCTGCGCGACCACCCCGACGCCCGCCCGATCGGGCGGATCGACGGCTGGGGGCACCGCACCGTCGGGCTGGGCCTGCAGCAGAAGCTGGACCGCTCCTCCGACGAGCCCTATGTGCTCCCACATGTCCGCGGCGCCGTGCTCGACGCGTTCGGCCGCGCCAACGTCGGCCTCGACGACGTCGACGGCTTCGAGGTGCACGACTGCTTCACGCCGAGCGAATACCTCGCGATCGACCACATCGGGCTCACCGGCCCGGGCGAATCGTGGAAGGCGATCGAGAACGGCGAGATCGAGATCGGCGGGGCGCTGCCGATCAACCCCAGCGGCGGGCTCATCGGCGGCGGCCACCCCGTCGGCGCATCGGGGGTGCGGATGCTGCTCGACGCGGCCAAGCAGGTCAGCGACAAAGCCGGTGGCTATCAGGTCGAGGGCGCAAAGACGTTCGGCACGTTGAACTTCGGCGGTAGTACGGCCACCACGGTCAGCTTCGTCGTCGGATCGGCAGAGGAGTTCTGATGGATGTCGAGGTGGTTGGCAAGTACCTGTCGACGCTGCCCGAGGACGACGACCATCCGTACCGGACCGGCCCGTGGCGGCCGCAGACCACCGAGTGGGATGCCGGCGATCTCACCGTCGTCGACGGCGAGATCCCGTGTGATCTGGACGGGGTGTACCTACGCAACACCGAGAACCCGCTGCATCCATCGTTGAAGTTCTACCACCCGTTCGACGGCGACGGCATGATCCACGTCGTCGGCTTTAGGGACGGAAAGGCGTTCTACCGCAACAGGTTCATCCGTACCGACGGGTTGCTGGCCGAGAATGAAGCAGGCGGCGCGCTGTGGCCGGGTCTCGCCGAGCCTGTGCAGGCCGCCAAGCGTGACTACGGCTGGGGTGCGCGGACCCTGATGAAGGACGCTTCAAGCACCGACGTGATCGTGCACCGCGGCACCGCACTGACCAGCTTTTACCAATGCGGAGACCTCTACCGCGTCAACCCGCTGACAGCCGAGACCGTCGGCAAGGAAGATTTCAACGGCGGCTTCCCGACCGAGTGGGGCGTGTCAGCACATCCGAAGGTCGACGACGCCACCGGCGAACTGTTGTTCTTCAGCTACAGCAAGCAGGCGCCGTACATGCGCTACGGCGTGGTCGACGCCGGCAACGACCTGGTGCATCTCACCGATATCCCACTGCCCGGCCCGCGGCTGCCCCACGACATGGCGTTCACCCCGAACTACGCGATCCTGAACGACTTTCCGATGTTCTGGGACCCCAGGCTGCTCCAAGCCGATATCCACCTGCCCGGCTTCCATCCGGAAATGCCCTCGCGGTTCGCGGTCATCCCGCGTCGCGGCGGGCCGGACGACATCAGGTGGTTCGAGGCCGACCCGACGTTCGTGCTGCACTTCACCAACGCCTACGAGGACGTCGACGAGATCGTGCTCGACGGCTTCTACGAGGGCGATCCCGCACCGGTCGACAGCCTGACCGGTGATCGTTGGCAGAAAGCCTTCCGCTTCCTCGCGCTAGACCGGCTGCAGACCCGGCTTCGTCGCTGGCGGTTCAACCTCGTCACCGGCGCCAGCACCGAGGAGCAACTGACCGACACCATCACCGAGTTCGGCAGGATCAACTCGGCCTACGGCGGGCTCGACTACCGCTACACCTACGCCGCCTCGGCCCGGCCGGGCTGGTTCCTGTTCGACGGCCTCGTCAAGCACGACCTGAAGACCGGCGCCGAGGAGCGCTACTCATTCGACGACGGTGTCTACGGCAGCGAGACGGCGATGGCGCCGCGCGTCGGCAGCACGGGCGAGGACGACGGATATCTGGTGACCCTGACCACCGATATGAACGACGACGCGTCCTATTGTCTGGTGTTCGACGCGGCCAGGGTAACCGACGGCCCAGTGTGCAGACTACAACTGCCCGAGCGGATTTCCAGCGGCACCCACTCGACGTGGGCCGACGGATCATCGCTGCGGCGCTGGCACGACACCGACGACGCAGCCGCGGCGATCGGGCTGTAGGTGGTGCGTTCGGAGCCGAACGCTGTCGCCAGGATGCTCGGAGTGCTCGGCGACGAGTGGACGCTGCTGGTGCTCCAGCAGGCCCTGACGGGCGCCACCCGCTACGGCAATTTCCAGTCGCGCCTGCCGATCTCGCATTCGGTCCTGTCGAACCGTCTCAAGTCGCTGGCCGACGACGGATTGCTGGAACGCCGTGTCTATCAGACGAACCCGCCGCGCTTCGAGTACCTGACCACCGCGCGGAGCCGCTCGGTGTGGCCTGTGCTGGTGTCGATCTGGGAGTGGGAGCGGCGCTGGGTGCCCGAGCACGCCGGCGCCCTGCCCGCGATGCGGCACACCGGTTGCCAGGCCGAGTTCTCCCCGCAGCTGACCTGCCGCGCATGCGGCGAAGCCGTCAACGACAAAGACGTTGTCGCACAATGGGGTCCGAGCGGTTCCTGGCCGCGCTCGGTGCCGACGTCGGCGACCAGGCGACGATCGGATCAACGCCAGGCCGGGCTGTTCCCCCAGACGATGAGCGTGCTCGGCAACCGCTGGGGCTTCGCGCTGCTGGTCGCCGCGTTCGTCGGGATGAGCCGGTTCACCGACTTCCAGACCCAGCTCGGTGCCCCGCCCGGGTCCCTCGCCGACCGACTCTCCCTCTTCGTCGCCAATGGGGTGCTCATCGCAGCGGACGGACGTTATGGCCTCACCGAGAAGGGCCGTGCCCTCTTCCCCG is a genomic window of Mycobacterium sp. ITM-2016-00318 containing:
- a CDS encoding helix-turn-helix domain-containing protein, with amino-acid sequence MLGVLGDEWTLLVLQQALTGATRYGNFQSRLPISHSVLSNRLKSLADDGLLERRVYQTNPPRFEYLTTARSRSVWPVLVSIWEWERRWVPEHAGALPAMRHTGCQAEFSPQLTCRACGEAVNDKDVVAQWGPSGSWPRSVPTSATRRRSDQRQAGLFPQTMSVLGNRWGFALLVAAFVGMSRFTDFQTQLGAPPGSLADRLSLFVANGVLIAADGRYGLTEKGRALFPVLIAALQWAQRWFPAPEGPAVLLTHTACGRRFTAVVTCDQCTRPLHGAEVAAR
- a CDS encoding universal stress protein, whose protein sequence is MTIVVGYPPNRRGKAVLNLAALLSRSSGDDLLVCTVAPPRWLPGVVREDAAYQQQIDDMTDGALAQARAELPADVTAEFTTVKARSTPTGLLEVAERHQASLIAVGSSAAGLFGRISMSSVADRLLHSSPIPIALAPRGFRSDDTAKVDRVTVAYTGTEQCDSLLRSAADLVDQLHTKMRLASFAVQPAPPVTAMFRAESADVLAEWTATIEAAARRVLGDMKDPDAGVAIGQGHDWETALDDITWHEGDLLLIGSSESGPVARVFLGSRAAKIIRHTPVPVLVVPRDAES
- a CDS encoding carotenoid oxygenase family protein produces the protein MDVEVVGKYLSTLPEDDDHPYRTGPWRPQTTEWDAGDLTVVDGEIPCDLDGVYLRNTENPLHPSLKFYHPFDGDGMIHVVGFRDGKAFYRNRFIRTDGLLAENEAGGALWPGLAEPVQAAKRDYGWGARTLMKDASSTDVIVHRGTALTSFYQCGDLYRVNPLTAETVGKEDFNGGFPTEWGVSAHPKVDDATGELLFFSYSKQAPYMRYGVVDAGNDLVHLTDIPLPGPRLPHDMAFTPNYAILNDFPMFWDPRLLQADIHLPGFHPEMPSRFAVIPRRGGPDDIRWFEADPTFVLHFTNAYEDVDEIVLDGFYEGDPAPVDSLTGDRWQKAFRFLALDRLQTRLRRWRFNLVTGASTEEQLTDTITEFGRINSAYGGLDYRYTYAASARPGWFLFDGLVKHDLKTGAEERYSFDDGVYGSETAMAPRVGSTGEDDGYLVTLTTDMNDDASYCLVFDAARVTDGPVCRLQLPERISSGTHSTWADGSSLRRWHDTDDAAAAIGL
- a CDS encoding GAF and ANTAR domain-containing protein, whose protein sequence is MTEQQDHDLAVRMADLARTVAGPRSVNDVLSDVTTAVMELIPGTDTAGVLMIGKGGKFESLAGITELPHKLDELQMTFNEGPCVQAALDEVIVRTDDFRTENRWPKYSPAVVELGVLSGVSFKLYTTSRTAGALNLFSFKPHAFDGQDETIGTVLAAHAAAAILASREGEELQSALSTRDRIGQAKGIIMERFNVDDVRAFDMLRKLSQDSNTRLVDIAQRVIDTRGDGAR
- a CDS encoding acetyl-CoA acetyltransferase, producing MGSSNVWILGGYQSDFSRNLSREGLDFADLTTEVVASTLDAAGVDADAIDVVHVANAFGELFARQAHLGAMPATVHEGLWDTPSSRHEAACASGSVATLAAIADLRSGAYRTALVVGIELEKTVPGDTAAEHLGAAGWIGHEGADAKFMWPSMFARVADEYDKRFGLDESHLRAIACLNFGNARSNPNAQTRGWNVPDLRAGTDDEVNPVIDGRLRRFDCSQMTDGGAGVVLVTDDYLRDHPDARPIGRIDGWGHRTVGLGLQQKLDRSSDEPYVLPHVRGAVLDAFGRANVGLDDVDGFEVHDCFTPSEYLAIDHIGLTGPGESWKAIENGEIEIGGALPINPSGGLIGGGHPVGASGVRMLLDAAKQVSDKAGGYQVEGAKTFGTLNFGGSTATTVSFVVGSAEEF